A single Ruficoccus amylovorans DNA region contains:
- a CDS encoding ABC-F family ATP-binding cassette domain-containing protein, translated as MLQVSQLSKAFGSQVLFEDVTFRINREHRVALVGPNGAGKTTLFSILLGGTDPDGGLVDIERGARIGYLPQETAPEGEETVIEIAAGVTPEHARVRKIIGDCERAGDTTSSLYADAVARYTELGGYQTEPKAKRILAGLSFRDSDYDRPARSLSGGWVMRAHLARLLAAEPDLLMLDEPTNHLDLESLGWFQNYLKSYPGAIFLISHDRAFLNALVDHVLEIRHHRIHSYRGNYDDYVEEAAARDAQQLAAYRSQQNKIAQLERFIDRFGAKNTKATQAKSKQKQIDRMDRIEAPQEKARTLKVKFPQPPASGQRLIKLEDVHFSYGEHRVYQGIDFQAERGERIVLVGPNGAGKSTLLKLLAGALIPTAGERTLGHNAKPGYFSQSRLDVLNADNTVLEEVQSINRAINETEARTVLGSFLFTGDSVFKKVAVLSGGEKSRLALIKLLLDPPNLLLMDEPTTHLDIASIDALIAALENYNGTLVFISHDVYFIRKIARSVLHISAGALTAYAGDYDYYLFKSRSEDERAALTAGEKLSNQRPGEVVRTSGENAPAENSSFKSREQKRAEAQARQQRAKIRAEVDGLEERICGLEDRQRALTEQLEDPALYERDSAKVMQLNRDLLALNDELERLNEEWMEATERLEAISES; from the coding sequence ATGCTTCAGGTCTCACAGCTCAGCAAAGCCTTCGGTAGCCAGGTCCTGTTCGAGGACGTGACGTTCCGCATCAACCGCGAGCACCGCGTGGCCCTCGTGGGCCCCAACGGCGCGGGCAAGACCACGCTCTTTTCCATCCTTTTGGGCGGGACCGATCCGGACGGCGGGCTCGTCGATATCGAGCGCGGTGCCCGTATCGGCTACCTGCCTCAGGAGACCGCGCCCGAGGGCGAGGAAACGGTGATCGAGATTGCCGCCGGGGTCACCCCCGAGCACGCCCGTGTGCGCAAGATCATCGGCGACTGCGAGCGGGCGGGGGACACGACTTCCAGCCTCTACGCCGACGCCGTCGCCCGCTACACCGAGCTGGGCGGCTACCAGACCGAGCCCAAGGCCAAACGCATCCTGGCAGGCCTGTCCTTTCGCGATAGCGACTATGACCGCCCGGCCCGGTCCTTGAGCGGCGGGTGGGTCATGCGTGCGCACCTTGCCCGTTTGCTCGCCGCCGAGCCGGACCTGCTCATGCTCGACGAGCCGACCAACCACCTCGACCTGGAGTCGCTGGGCTGGTTTCAGAATTATTTAAAGAGCTATCCGGGGGCGATTTTCCTCATCTCGCACGACCGCGCCTTTCTCAACGCGCTGGTCGATCACGTGCTGGAAATCCGCCATCACCGCATCCACAGCTACCGCGGCAACTACGACGACTACGTCGAGGAAGCTGCCGCCCGCGACGCACAGCAACTGGCCGCCTACCGCAGCCAGCAAAACAAGATCGCGCAACTGGAACGCTTCATCGACCGCTTCGGGGCCAAGAACACGAAGGCCACGCAGGCCAAGTCGAAGCAGAAGCAGATCGACCGGATGGACCGGATCGAGGCTCCGCAGGAAAAGGCCCGCACGCTCAAGGTGAAATTCCCGCAACCCCCGGCCAGCGGTCAGCGCCTGATCAAGCTGGAGGACGTGCATTTCTCCTACGGGGAGCATCGGGTGTACCAAGGGATCGACTTTCAGGCCGAGCGCGGCGAGCGGATCGTGCTGGTCGGCCCCAATGGCGCGGGCAAGTCAACCCTGCTCAAACTTCTGGCCGGAGCGCTGATCCCGACCGCGGGCGAGCGCACGCTCGGCCACAACGCCAAGCCCGGCTATTTTTCCCAGAGCCGCCTCGACGTGCTCAACGCCGATAACACCGTGCTGGAGGAAGTCCAGAGCATCAACCGCGCGATCAACGAGACCGAGGCACGCACCGTGCTGGGTTCGTTCCTGTTTACGGGGGACTCGGTTTTCAAAAAAGTGGCTGTACTCTCCGGTGGTGAGAAATCCCGCCTCGCCCTGATCAAGCTCCTGCTCGACCCGCCGAATCTGCTGCTGATGGACGAGCCGACGACGCACCTCGACATCGCCAGTATCGACGCGCTCATTGCCGCGTTGGAGAACTATAACGGAACGCTCGTCTTCATCAGCCACGACGTTTACTTCATCCGTAAAATCGCCCGCAGCGTGCTCCACATCAGCGCGGGCGCGCTGACCGCCTACGCGGGCGACTACGATTATTACCTGTTCAAGTCCCGCAGCGAGGACGAGCGCGCCGCCCTCACCGCTGGGGAAAAGCTCAGCAACCAGCGCCCGGGCGAAGTCGTGAGAACTTCCGGGGAAAATGCCCCGGCGGAGAACTCGTCTTTCAAATCCCGCGAGCAGAAGCGGGCGGAGGCCCAGGCCCGCCAGCAACGGGCGAAAATCCGGGCTGAAGTCGATGGCCTCGAAGAGCGTATCTGTGGCCTGGAGGACCGCCAACGCGCCCTGACCGAACAGTTGGAAGATCCCGCCCTGTACGAGCGTGACAGTGCCAAGGTGATGCAGCTCAATCGCGACCTGCTCGCGCTCAACGACGAGTTGGAGCGCCTGAACGAGGAGTGGATGGAGGCTACAGAGCGGCTGGAGGCAATTTCGGAGTCCTAA
- a CDS encoding sulfatase family protein: MSHPIRNVIYIHTHDMGRYISPYGHQVSTPNLQAFARHGTLFRQAHCCGPTCSPSRAGLLTGVTPHESGMLGLAHRGFKFTHPEHHLAAYLRGQGFLTALCGIQHEFHSAPEQMPYEIVHEENLDTLAATDRGWTQHALDFLNQQHERPFFLSFGLFFPHRPFDPVDPELEPEAYVKPPDPLPDTPEIRKDMAEYRHAVAHSDTCIGRVLDAIRQHGLDKNSLVIITTDHGIAFPRMKCNLTAHGTGVTLMMDYPGNPASGQAVDALVSHLDVYPTVCDLLGLPAPEHLEGFSMRPLFEGSAPEIREDLFSEVSFHAASEPMRSVRTQRYNLIRLFDQDLRRPLSNIDQSPSKALLLKTGWGETPREEIQLYDLLLDPNESRNLAHDPACADILTEMNQRLENWMHDTDDPLLNGPLAQPTGAVINTRESVDPAAGPFIRT, encoded by the coding sequence ATGTCCCACCCGATCCGCAACGTCATCTACATCCACACCCACGACATGGGGCGCTACATCTCGCCCTATGGGCATCAGGTGTCCACGCCAAACCTGCAGGCCTTCGCCCGCCACGGGACGCTTTTCCGGCAGGCCCACTGCTGTGGCCCGACCTGCTCCCCCAGCCGCGCCGGGTTGCTGACCGGCGTCACCCCGCACGAGTCCGGCATGCTCGGCCTGGCACACCGGGGATTCAAGTTCACCCACCCCGAACACCACCTGGCCGCCTACCTCCGGGGACAGGGCTTCCTCACCGCGCTCTGCGGCATCCAGCACGAGTTCCACAGCGCCCCCGAGCAGATGCCCTACGAAATTGTCCACGAGGAAAATCTCGACACCCTTGCCGCCACCGACCGGGGTTGGACGCAACACGCGCTCGATTTCCTAAACCAGCAGCACGAGCGACCCTTTTTCCTTTCCTTCGGGCTGTTTTTCCCGCATCGGCCTTTCGACCCGGTGGACCCGGAACTGGAGCCCGAGGCCTATGTTAAACCGCCCGACCCGTTACCGGACACGCCGGAAATCCGCAAGGACATGGCCGAGTACCGCCACGCCGTCGCGCACTCAGACACCTGCATCGGGCGCGTCCTCGACGCGATCCGGCAACACGGCCTCGACAAGAACAGCCTCGTCATCATCACGACGGACCACGGGATCGCCTTCCCCCGTATGAAGTGCAACCTCACCGCACACGGGACGGGCGTCACCCTGATGATGGACTACCCCGGCAACCCCGCCTCCGGCCAGGCGGTGGACGCGCTGGTTTCGCACTTGGATGTTTACCCGACCGTCTGCGACCTGCTCGGGCTCCCCGCCCCTGAGCACCTGGAGGGCTTCAGCATGCGCCCGCTTTTCGAAGGCTCCGCGCCCGAGATCCGCGAAGACCTTTTCAGCGAAGTCAGTTTTCACGCCGCCAGCGAGCCCATGCGCTCCGTACGCACCCAGCGCTATAACTTGATCCGCCTCTTCGATCAGGACCTGCGCCGCCCGCTCTCGAACATCGACCAGAGCCCCTCCAAGGCGCTCCTGCTTAAAACCGGCTGGGGCGAGACCCCGCGCGAAGAAATCCAGCTCTACGACCTGCTCCTCGACCCCAACGAGAGCCGCAATCTCGCCCATGACCCGGCCTGTGCCGACATCCTGACGGAAATGAACCAGCGGCTGGAAAACTGGATGCACGACACCGACGATCCGCTTCTCAACGGCCCGCTGGCCCAGCCTACCGGGGCCGTCATCAACACCCGCGAGTCCGTCGATCCCGCCGCCGGCCCCTTTATCCGGACCTAG
- a CDS encoding glycosyltransferase family 4 protein — protein MRVAIIHYHLKPGGVTRIVESAAEALAAYGVDLCAISGEPYTGGAELKTGVVSGLGYTTEESEYIDPKYLLHELKAEAKELLGGEPDLWHIHNHSLGKNAVLPDLVGLLVREGAAVLLQVHDFAEDGRPGNYQLVGEGIADWKNLYPYGPRVHTAVLNRRDESILSGAGMPAECLHLLPNPVSVPHGAVARPGSEPPKIAGMERLFLYPTRAIRRKNMGEFLCWAALAREGETFATTLAPANPTARPVYERWVALAKELELPAVFELAQAVDLSFPEVMAAAETVVTTSVAEGFGMAFLEPFLFGKTLCGRDLPDITGDFFKAGVRLSGLYDRLDVPLEWIGGAGELRAKIAPSLAASYAAYGRECGPREIAAALAAAVDGERVDFGRLDEDLQARAIRHLRSLSDPASEILPPALVRQDATTAEANRAAIAEHFNLKQYGQRLVGIYGKILSAPASVAGSESLDPARVLDAFLDPARFCLLRT, from the coding sequence ATGCGTGTAGCGATTATCCACTACCATTTAAAGCCCGGCGGGGTGACGCGCATCGTCGAGAGCGCGGCGGAGGCGCTGGCTGCGTACGGCGTTGATCTGTGCGCCATCTCCGGCGAACCGTACACCGGCGGCGCGGAGTTAAAAACCGGCGTTGTATCCGGTCTTGGATACACGACCGAAGAGTCCGAGTACATCGACCCGAAGTACCTTCTGCATGAGCTCAAGGCCGAGGCAAAAGAGTTGCTCGGAGGCGAACCGGACCTGTGGCACATCCATAACCATTCGCTGGGCAAGAACGCCGTTCTGCCGGATCTCGTCGGCCTGCTGGTGCGGGAAGGGGCGGCGGTGCTTTTGCAGGTCCATGATTTTGCCGAGGACGGGCGTCCGGGGAATTACCAACTGGTAGGGGAGGGTATTGCCGACTGGAAGAATCTTTACCCGTACGGGCCGCGTGTCCACACCGCCGTCCTCAACCGCCGTGACGAGTCCATTTTAAGCGGCGCGGGCATGCCCGCCGAGTGCCTCCACCTGCTTCCCAATCCGGTGTCCGTCCCTCATGGCGCGGTCGCCCGCCCCGGCAGCGAGCCGCCGAAGATCGCCGGGATGGAGCGGCTTTTTCTGTATCCCACCCGGGCCATTCGCCGCAAAAACATGGGCGAGTTCCTGTGCTGGGCCGCGCTGGCGCGGGAGGGCGAGACTTTCGCCACCACGCTGGCCCCGGCCAACCCGACCGCCCGCCCCGTGTACGAGCGTTGGGTGGCCCTTGCCAAGGAACTGGAATTGCCCGCCGTTTTCGAGTTGGCGCAGGCGGTCGATTTGTCGTTTCCCGAGGTGATGGCGGCGGCGGAGACAGTGGTCACGACAAGCGTGGCCGAGGGCTTCGGGATGGCGTTTCTGGAGCCGTTTCTTTTCGGGAAAACGCTTTGCGGGCGCGATCTGCCCGACATTACCGGGGATTTTTTCAAAGCAGGGGTCAGACTGAGCGGACTCTACGACCGGCTCGATGTGCCCCTGGAATGGATCGGCGGGGCAGGGGAACTGCGTGCGAAAATCGCCCCGTCGCTGGCCGCCAGTTACGCCGCCTACGGGCGTGAATGTGGCCCACGTGAAATCGCCGCTGCGCTCGCCGCCGCGGTGGACGGTGAGCGGGTTGATTTCGGGCGACTCGACGAGGATTTGCAGGCCCGCGCCATCCGGCACTTGCGTTCGTTATCCGACCCGGCCAGCGAGATCCTCCCGCCTGCGTTGGTGCGACAGGATGCCACCACTGCCGAGGCCAACCGCGCTGCCATCGCCGAGCATTTCAACCTGAAACAGTACGGCCAGCGCCTCGTTGGGATTTATGGAAAAATCCTGTCCGCCCCGGCTTCCGTCGCCGGGAGCGAATCGCTGGACCCGGCCCGCGTGCTTGACGCGTTTCTCGATCCGGCCCGTTTCTGCCTGCTGCGGACGTAG
- a CDS encoding HAD family hydrolase, producing the protein MSVKTPLPEIFRQHSPEGMKPEPTGEKPVLKKLPGIRSVLFDVYGTLFQSGVGDISLAEEDRGAKREKLIRASMKDAGLQMLDQKTPVAELFHDTIRAEQDIRREQGVDFPEVDILGVWEDLIGQLEAYELIRGRASRAALRTVSVLYEANVNPAAPMPGAVEAIEGLLDKQKSLGIISNAQFYTPLLFEAFLEGSPHDLGFEEILCIWSFEHTVAKPSPKLFEVAAERLQALDGIAPGETLFIGNDMRNDIAPAAKLGFKTALFAGDKRSLRLRKDDESCKGVKPDLVITELEQLLECV; encoded by the coding sequence ATGTCCGTAAAGACCCCATTGCCGGAAATCTTCCGCCAACACTCCCCCGAGGGAATGAAACCCGAGCCGACCGGCGAGAAGCCCGTCCTGAAAAAGCTCCCGGGTATCCGCTCGGTGCTCTTTGATGTCTATGGCACGTTGTTTCAGTCCGGAGTCGGCGATATTTCGCTGGCCGAGGAAGACCGCGGCGCCAAGCGCGAGAAGCTGATCCGCGCCTCGATGAAGGACGCCGGCCTCCAGATGCTCGACCAGAAAACGCCCGTGGCGGAGCTTTTCCACGACACGATCCGCGCCGAGCAGGACATCCGTCGTGAGCAGGGAGTGGACTTCCCCGAAGTGGACATTCTCGGGGTTTGGGAAGATCTCATCGGCCAGCTCGAAGCCTACGAACTGATCCGGGGCCGCGCCAGCCGCGCCGCCCTGCGCACGGTTTCCGTGCTCTATGAGGCCAATGTCAACCCCGCCGCGCCCATGCCGGGCGCGGTTGAGGCCATCGAGGGCCTGCTGGACAAGCAGAAGAGCCTCGGCATCATTTCGAACGCCCAGTTCTACACGCCTCTGCTTTTTGAGGCGTTTCTGGAAGGTAGCCCGCACGATCTCGGCTTCGAGGAAATCCTCTGCATCTGGTCCTTCGAGCACACCGTGGCCAAGCCCTCGCCCAAGCTTTTCGAGGTGGCGGCAGAGCGACTGCAGGCGCTCGACGGCATTGCTCCGGGCGAGACGCTCTTCATCGGCAACGACATGCGCAACGACATCGCCCCGGCGGCCAAGCTCGGTTTCAAGACCGCGCTCTTCGCCGGTGACAAGCGCTCTCTGCGCCTGCGCAAGGACGACGAAAGCTGCAAGGGCGTGAAGCCCGACCTTGTCATCACCGAGCTGGAGCAACTGCTGGAGTGTGTCTGA